The segment TCATGCTAAGACATGTTTGGTGATCCACTGCAAATTGCTTTCGATTTTTAGGAtatatttaattgatatattgaAGAAATCAAATTGATGAATATTGAAAGATGTGGCCACCAAAGAAAGCTGATGTTCCTTAACTCCAAGAATATTCCTTTGTCTTAGATTTGTCACTCAATGTTCCTTCTAACTTTCCTCCCCTACTTGCTACGTGCTAGTGCCTTCTGATGCAATTCCCATAAATGTAATCcattctttattattttgataaattcAATGTTTTAAGGTTTAATCCAACCGAGTTATATTATTGTGGTTTAAACTTTTTCGATAAATTATGTGACCTAAGCGATACATATAGCCACTACACGCATCACGCATGCATATACATACATTTATACTTTTCATTCAAAATGTGGTATATCAATATAAAGCAAAATGTTTTGCCCAAAAGAAATGTAACGtctaaaaaattatgaaatattgaaaattttcatCAAAACTAATAgactataatataaataaaagaataaatGTGACCCCTCAATAGTGAAATATTATCCATAACCATATCCGTACcaaaaaaatctatttgttttggtttggCAGAAACAATATATTCATAGCATGTACCAAAAAGCTCTTTTTGGTAAAGAATTATTTTTTCCTAtaataaatacaaaacaaagaaaCGGATTAATAGGTGGAATATTCTTTTATCTCATTCTCTTGTCTTCTCAACTGCCTAATCCCACATGATAAAAAAGGAATAAAAGccaaactaaatattaataCCCACAAGATAAAACGAGAGCCGTAAACACCGTTGGATCAGCACACCTAGTCAATGTTTGAGCCAAAACGTTATCAGATCCAACGGTTTACGAAAATAAGAACCACATTCCATAATCTCAAGGTAATATTCCAATAGCATCTTCTTAGAAAATCCCTATTCGCTATCTCTTCTCCACTCTCTTCCACTTGTATATAAATCGCATTCATCTTCTTCACATTCCATATTCACACACTTACATCTAAAACACTTTGAAACTTTTTAAGGTTTTCAGCAATATTCTTTTCTTGTACAATGGCTAACAAGAACAACAACATTGTCGTCGTGTTCGATTTCGACAAGACGATTATTGACGTGGATAGCGATAATTGGGTCGTCGATGAACTTGGTTTCACCGAGTTGTTTGACCAGCTTCTTCCGACAATGCCTTGGAACTCTCTCATGGTTTGTTCACTCGATCTCTAATACTCTAACTCGATCTTCTGTCCGCAATTTAATTAAGCATACCACTAAAGCGATATTTGGCTGTACATATATATTACAGGATAGGATGATGAAGGAGCTTCATGATCATGGTAAAACCATTGAAGAAATCAAACAAGTCTTGAGAAGAATCCCTATTCATCCTCGTGTCATCCCTGCCATCAAATCCGCTCATGCTTTAGggtatttaattaatttaataattttaatttcgtTTAATTAAACTCTGATTAAAGAAATCACATGAACACGTTCATTAATACGTTTTGGTAATTTTCCAGGTGCGAGCTGAGAATAGTGAGTGACGCGAACACGTTCTTCATCGAAACGATCGTTGAACATCTCGGGATTAGGAAGTATTTCTCCGAGATTAACACAAACCCTGGACTTGTAGATGAACAAGGAAGGTTAAGAATCTCTCCTTACCACGATTTCAACAAGTCTTCCCATGGTTGCCCTCGTTGTCCTCCTAACATGTGCAAGGTACGTACTATATACGACTTTAATTACATGCACTAATTACATGCACTAATTACAGATTTACAATTAATATTACTCTTTCTTTCGACCATTATTTCATCAaggagagaaaataaaaattaagtcgCTTGGCCAATTGTCAAATACACTTCCATGAATTCTGGAAAACTTTTTGTATAGAATATGTTATCTTTGGATCTGTTTTATATATTCTACGATCAATACATGTCATGTGCTGAATCTTTACGTATCCACTTGTGTAATTTTCTACTCTTAAGCCTTAActtatacttttttatttatttatagggTTTGATAATTGAGAGGATTCAAGCTTCTTTTTCCAAAGAAGGAAATAAGATGAAGATGATTTATCTTGGAGATGGTGTTGGTGATTACTGTCCGAGTCTTGGACTCAAAGCTGAAGATTACATGATGCCAAGGAAGAATTTCCCTGCTTGGGATTTGATTAGTCAAAACCCGACCTTGGTTAAGGCTACGGTTAGAGATTGGATCGATGGTGAAGCTATGGAAAAAATATTAATGGGAACTGCCAACGAGATTATGTCAtcagatgaagaagaggagaaggagaagatgtTATGCTCTGATCACTGCAAAATATCTGTTGTTGGGATTGTTCATGAACCTATGTTGCCTCTTTCTCTCCAAGTTCCTCTACACCTCGTTAAGTGATTGATGAAGAGAACAAGAATCTaagattctttttgttttcttttgttttgaataTAATATTGCAATCGAGAAAAATGTATAAGATATTGAATGGTTCATGCACTTACATGTACTACGttggattcttttttttttttgaacacaaactATTATAAAACCTTCCAACCAAAACTAGTTGGGGAGAGAGTGCAGTACAGATTTGGCTAAGGTATCAGCCCTACAGTTCAAGGAGCGAGGAATGAAGCTAAAGGAAATACAAGAGAAGCGAAAAGATAGAGTCTCGATGTCCCGAATGATTCCGTAGAGCTCAATCGAGTGGCACTTCGAGGATACGGCAGCAATGAGCGCCTGGCAGTCTGACTTAATGCAGATTGTGAGAAATCCAGCTTCTGCAGCGTGGATGAGTGCGGACCGGATAGCAAGGGCTTCCGCCATCAGGGCCGATGAGATGAACTTGAAAGTGCAGGACCCTTGTAGTAAAGTGTCTCCTTCAGTGTTGGCGATGTACCATCCGCAGCCGGCTCTGTTTGTCGACGATATCCTAGCAGCATCAGTGAAGCACGAGAGCTCGGTGGGAGTTCGGTGTGATGGAGGTCCTTGTGGGTTACGAAGTACTTGAGGAGATATCAGGGAGGCCTGAGCATTGTTCCACTCTCTAGCAGAGCTTATAGCCTTGGAGAAAGTATCCACAGGGTCAAACACTCTGTTCTCAAAGATAAGGTGATTCCTTGCTGTCCAAATAACCCAACAAACCCATGGGAATATAGTTTCCTGAACCCCCAGTGGTGGAAGGTTGGTGAGTGATGCTGTCGCAAGAAGGAAAGCCGCAAATGAGGGCATAGATGTCGGATCGAAATCCTGCTTCCAAATATTCTGAGCCCAGATCTGCTGCGAGAAGGTGCAATGGATGAAGAGATGCTCAGCTGTTTCCAGTTCTCCACAGCGGCGACAGTTGATGTGATTGAGCAGACCTCGCTTTGCTATGTTCTCACCTAGAGGAAGAGCTCCGTGTGTGATCTTCCAGAGGAAAAGCTGTAGCTTAGGAGAGACTTTGGTGGTCCAGATTGCTTTGCAGAGGGTCTGTTCCTCTATTCTCTGTTCTTCTGTCACCTCCCAGAGTTCAGCATTGCTAAGGGTAGCAGCTACAAAGTATCCTGATTTAACAGAATATGTTCCCGATTTTGTTGCTAGCCAAGCAAAAGAGTCCGGCGCTCCTGTGATACTGGGTCGGATGCGAAGGATCTGAGGGAGTAAGTGTGGTAGCAAGCTTATGATTCTCGCTTCATTCCAGACCCCGCTTCCTCTGCAAATTAGATTCTCGTTGGATTCTTATTGATGTAATTCCCTTGGAACCTTAACGGGCCTTACTTCAGAGTCTAAAATAATAGGCTCATTCATAtattgcaaaaagaaaaaaactccaAACTTGTGTTATTCATGGAGACATTTAGGGTGCAACTTTAAtgcaatttttgtttttggaaaaaaatcttcATGAATGTTTCATTCCATAGCATTCCGTATTATtcagaaaaataattttcatttgaAAAATCATTCTAAATTATTCCAAATCGTTTTGAAATAATTGGAATTCTGATTCCATTCCATAAGTAATTCATACcatttcatatattattttatttgtcaCCAGTTAGGCTCATATTGTGTCCGTTATCCCGTGTTGCAGTGggatacttttttttgttgcatATTCTGGCCGATCAGTCCATCAAAGATCGTCGTTCAAATTTACGCCAGCCTCGATTCACAAGTTTAAAACCCAATTCACAGAGGGTGTAactggtttaaaatttattaaatgtaGTGGTGCCAGAGTTTGGCATAGTGGATGGTTGTGGTGGCATTAAGTGATTAATCGATACATAGTTTAAAAACGATACATAGTGGATGGTTGTGGTGGCATATTGATGTAGTTTAAAACTAGTGTATTATTTATCTCATAGTTTCAATATCTAAgtttaaattttacatttatttttttatcttgatttttaatgtttttaaattaccCAATAGTAACAACTTACAAGGACAAATTGTTGCAGTAAGAGAATCTATTTTGAGTTTGAAGAATTTGAAGCTATATGGAATGGCAAAAAATGATTTTCTTGATTGCTACTCCTTatttaatactccctctgtttcaaaatacatgaagttTTAAGATTATGTACAACTATTAAGAAActtgtttttttatcttaaaaatatcattaaaatataaattaaaagttattcaaccaatcacaaaacatactacaaaatattattggctatacaatttttgataaagtgaaaaaaatgcattgatatatgaaaacatcatctattttgaaacatcaaaaactccttaaaacatcatctattttgaaacggagggagcAGTGGCGGATCTACAGCCATAAAGGGTGGGGCAGATGCcccatataaattttataaaacatggATTTTCTTTACTATTTATAACAGATTTTGGAAATTTTGGTTAAGTTTGCCCCCATCAAATCTTAAATATAGGGTTGAATGTTATTCTTCTTTGACATTTGAAAATGTTGCCCCCCTCGATAAAACTTTCTAGATCCGCCACTGGGAGGGAGAATTAcatattttaggaaaaaaattgttttaaaaagatctattttttacattttcaagacatgctttattaactaattgtaaatttcaaaaaacttaattatacttactgaatttttattggcttaaaattatggaacaaagataaacacaaaaaattatgcaaatttcATGTGTTTTATTCAAATGTGTGAAAAAACTAGAATATGTAACATtaagaaacagagggagtattaacTATCTACCAACAATTGTTGTCACTTCATCTAGCTATATTAAACCAAACCAGAGTTGGAAATTATCCGGTATTCATGTTTTCACGACTCTGGTATCAACCTACCTAATACATGTATAGACTATGGTCCCCCCCTATGGGACCTGTGACCGAAAGCGACCAAGACCTGTTTGTATCTGACCTGATTTGTAGAGGAAGCGGGAACTGGAATATCCCGAGAATCATGAGCTCACTCCCAGCGCTACTCCCTCAAATCCTACAGCTCCGTCCTAGCATTACAGGAGCACCAGACTCCTTTGCATGGCTCGCAACAAAATCAGGGAGCTACTCTGTGAAATCAGGGTACTATGTTGCTGCATCCCAGGGCAATGATGAGATCAGAGAGACAACAGAGGCCCAGAGAGTGGTGGAACAGACCTTATGCAAGGCAATCTGGACTGCCAAAGTTTCCCCTAAACTACAACTCTTCTTATGGAAGATTACACATGGAGCTCTCCCTTTAGGAGAAAACCTAGCTA is part of the Brassica rapa cultivar Chiifu-401-42 chromosome A09, CAAS_Brap_v3.01, whole genome shotgun sequence genome and harbors:
- the LOC103842788 gene encoding uncharacterized protein LOC103842788, which gives rise to MNEPIILDSEVRPVKILRIRPSITGAPDSFAWLATKSGTYSVKSGYFVAATLSNAELWEVTEEQRIEEQTLCKAIWTTKVSPKLQLFLWKITHGALPLGENIAKRGLLNHINCRRCGELETAEHLFIHCTFSQQIWAQNIWKQDFDPTSMPSFAAFLLATASLTNLPPLGVQETIFPWVCWVIWTARNHLIFENRVFDPVDTFSKAISSAREWNNAQASLISPQVLRNPQGPPSHRTPTELSCFTDAARISSTNRAGCGWYIANTEGDTLLQGSCTFKFISSALMAEALAIRSALIHAAEAGFLTICIKSDCQALIAAVSSKCHSIELYGIIRDIETLSFRFSCISFSFIPRSLNCRADTLAKSVLHSLPN
- the LOC103842736 gene encoding inorganic pyrophosphatase 2 — protein: MANKNNNIVVVFDFDKTIIDVDSDNWVVDELGFTELFDQLLPTMPWNSLMDRMMKELHDHGKTIEEIKQVLRRIPIHPRVIPAIKSAHALGCELRIVSDANTFFIETIVEHLGIRKYFSEINTNPGLVDEQGRLRISPYHDFNKSSHGCPRCPPNMCKGLIIERIQASFSKEGNKMKMIYLGDGVGDYCPSLGLKAEDYMMPRKNFPAWDLISQNPTLVKATVRDWIDGEAMEKILMGTANEIMSSDEEEEKEKMLCSDHCKISVVGIVHEPMLPLSLQVPLHLVK